In Hasllibacter sp. MH4015, the following proteins share a genomic window:
- a CDS encoding peptide-methionine (R)-S-oxide reductase: MTHHPNRRAFLGTAAATALAAPMAQAQTLASGNDAFTYEVTRTDAEWRAMLSEDEYRIMREFGTEPRFSSDFWDTEDAGHYHCKGCDLTIYDSDQKTLRLIGWVFYYHARPDSVLLGIDEWPAQMSEAEEMGEPRQVTEVHCRRCGSHLGHLLQVQGDMLHCINGASLTFAADEAG, from the coding sequence ATGACACATCACCCCAACCGCCGGGCGTTCCTCGGCACCGCTGCGGCGACCGCGCTCGCCGCTCCCATGGCGCAAGCACAGACGCTCGCATCGGGCAATGACGCTTTCACCTACGAAGTCACGCGCACCGACGCGGAATGGCGCGCGATGCTCAGCGAGGATGAATACCGCATCATGCGGGAGTTCGGGACGGAGCCGCGCTTTTCCTCCGACTTCTGGGATACGGAAGACGCGGGCCATTACCATTGCAAGGGCTGCGATCTGACGATCTACGACAGCGACCAGAAGACCCTGCGCCTGATCGGGTGGGTCTTCTACTACCACGCGCGGCCCGACAGCGTGCTTCTGGGTATCGACGAATGGCCCGCCCAGATGTCGGAGGCCGAGGAGATGGGCGAACCCCGGCAGGTCACGGAGGTACATTGCCGCCGCTGCGGAAGCCATCTGGGCCATCTTTTGCAGGTCCAGGGCGACATGCTGCATTGCATCAACGGCGCCAGCCTGACCTTCGCGGCGGACGAGGCCGGTTGA
- a CDS encoding MAPEG family protein, translating into MTPELTALALAGLLQVGQFVLMAVPANLEIGTGKTLSPRDRDRLGGDMQDLLSPRTARLYRAMNNHFEGLILFTIAVVVVTLGDGSTPVTAACAWLYLAARVLYVPAYAFGWTPWRSYIWFVGFAATTVMLVAALIPA; encoded by the coding sequence ATGACGCCTGAACTGACCGCCCTGGCCCTGGCCGGATTGCTGCAAGTCGGGCAATTCGTTTTGATGGCCGTGCCCGCCAACCTCGAGATCGGGACGGGCAAGACGCTGTCGCCCCGGGACCGGGACCGGTTGGGTGGCGACATGCAAGACCTGCTCAGCCCCCGCACCGCGCGGCTCTACCGGGCGATGAACAACCATTTCGAAGGGTTGATCCTGTTCACCATCGCGGTGGTTGTGGTCACGCTTGGCGATGGCTCAACACCGGTGACGGCGGCCTGTGCCTGGCTCTACCTGGCCGCGCGCGTGCTCTACGTCCCGGCCTACGCCTTTGGCTGGACACCTTGGCGCAGTTATATCTGGTTTGTCGGATTTGCTGCCACGACCGTGATGCTGGTCGCCGCCCTGATCCCCGCCTGA